In Ischnura elegans chromosome 9, ioIscEleg1.1, whole genome shotgun sequence, the following proteins share a genomic window:
- the LOC124165640 gene encoding toll-like receptor Tollo: MQLSPLTLTALGAIFGVLAASSLSTALRYTAPDECKWVSLREAGAAGFPAEAAGAWAEEPDEDAEGEEEGDDEEVSLFCRLRTINSELENTNFSAIQPRHTAALRLECSDALFFQSSLRTDSFRALSFLRTLSIEYCKLGSLPAGAFRGLTRLRRLTLRTHNADWSALALDVERGAFSASDLPRLTHLDLSENNLWSLPPAVFCPLPLLRTLNLTRNRLRDVTPFKFTAPEGQAAASAALLDMPHCGARLQVLDLSNNSVESLPAGALSGLSRLRELRLEGNALSFVADGAFQGLTSLAVLRLSHNRLSSLPPELFASSRDLREIHLSNNSVSVLAPGLLAGLERLQLLDLSQNELTSEWVNGATLAGLVRLVVLDISHNRLGPRIDAAVFRDLYSLQILRLSDNVIEALPEAAFSALANLHTLVLSRNRLVAVRAAPVIPPIGIGSVGPSTPAKPETSPFSGLRALSLLALDGNSLMTLEADALSDCAGLLDLHINGNRLREIPPGLSTTLPQLRTIDLGENAITAIDNTSFAPNGLPHLYGLRLTDNLMVELRRGALKALPALKILNLSRNRISYIEPGAFDDNQALQAVRVDGNELTEITGLFSKLPNLIWLNASDNRLEWFDYALIPTGLQWLDIHSNSISELGSYFESESKLKLTTLDASSNKLTELSGSAVPDSVELLFLGDNRIERVQPYAFFRKPNLTRVDLMKNNITHLGPNSLRISAVSHTRSLPEFYIGGNPFACDCTMDWLQRVNNDGIRLRNQPRVMDLNSIYCRLVHGRGRKFMPLVEAAPSDFLCPYETHCFALCHCCDFDACDCEMTCPPDCICHHDQSWSANVVDCSTAGLLGLPARIPMDATEVYLDGNSLGKITSHAFIGRKRLRSLFLNASAIDTIANRSFNGLPDLRILYLQENILGELKGYEFEGLPALQELYLQGNRLTSVSSNTFAPLPALQILNLERNRIMSYTVWTLESNTALSSIRLSHNPWSCDCDFLTHYREWLQNGAADAVEDLSKIRCYAMGNSSNLEGQATNISVIETVTGDWEEAVFSDPSITSFLIIHDNNTLCGLWGQNGTGYSSGNNFLTEPLIRDYLPLLIAALTVFVIVTLLSLLIFIYRLELRVWFHSRYGVRLFLFPSSSSSIGASQMGDSDKLFDAFISYSSKDEAFVAQELAPTLEPNYKLCLHYRDFPVGGYITDTIVQAVESSKRTIMVLSENFIRSEWCRFEFKSAHHRVLRDRRRRLIVIILGEVPPARELDPDIRLYLKTNTYLQWGDKLFWEKLRYALPDVPNNRRRGGGGGGKRTAARQNSTSRMPPVPNTQTPQNIPAVSITGNPQNRAVAIHI, from the coding sequence ATGCAACTGAGCCCGCTCACCCTGACGGCGCTCGGCGCCATCTTCGGCGTCCTGGCCGCCTCCTCGCTGAGCACGGCGCTGCGCTACACGGCACCCGATGAGTGCAAGTGGGTGTCTTTGCGCGAGGCGGGCGCGGCGGGCTTCCCGGCCGAGGCCGCGGGGGCGTGGGCCGAGGAGCCGGACGAAGACGCCGAGGGCGAGGAGGAGGGAGACGACGAGGAGGTGTCGCTCTTCTGTCGCCTGCGCACCATCAACTCCGAGCTCGAGAACACCAACTTCTCGGCCATCCAGCCGCGCCACACGGCGGCGCTGCGCCTCGAGTGCTCCGACGCGCTCTTCTTCCAGTCCTCGCTGCGCACCGACTCCTTCCGCGCCCTCTCCTTCCTCCGCACCCTCTCCATCGAGTACTGCAAGCTGGGATCGCTGCCCGCGGGCGCCTTCCGCGGCCTCACCCGCCTCCGACGCCTCACGCTCCGCACCCACAACGCCGACTGGTCCGCTCTCGCGCTCGACGTCGAGCGCGGCGCCTTCTCCGCGTCCGACCTGCCGCGCCTCACCCACCTCGACCTCTCCGAGAACAACCTGTGGTCGCTGCCTCCCGCCGTATTCTGCCCGCTCCCCCTGCTGCGCACGCTCAACCTCACGAGAAACCGGCTGCGCGACGTCACCCCATTCAAGTTCACCGCACCCGAGGGGCAGGCCGCCGCCTCCGCCGCGCTCCTCGACATGCCGCACTGCGGCGCCCGGCTGCAGGTGCTCGACCTCTCCAACAACAGCGTCGAGTCCCTGCCCGCGGGTGCCCTCTCCGGACTCTCACGGCTCCGCGAGTTACGCCTCGAAGGTAACGCCTTGTCCTTTGTCGCGGACGGAGCGTTTCAAGGACTCACGTCATTGGCCGTGCTCAGGCTCTCGCACAACAGACTCTCAAGCCTTCCGCCCGAGTTATTCGCGAGTAGCCGCGACCTGCGCGAAATCCACCTCTCAAACAATTCCGTTTCCGTGCTTGCTCCGGGATTGTTGGCCGGTCTCGAGAGACTACAGCTGCTTGATCTCTCGCAAAATGAACTCACGAGCGAATGGGTCAATGGCGCCACACTGGCTGGGTTGGTGCGGTTGGTCGTTCTCGACATTTCTCACAATCGGCTCGGCCCTCGAATCGATGCTGCCGTGTTTAGGGATCTCTACAGCCTGCAAATCCTTCGCCTATCCGACAACGTCATTGAGGCTCTACCGGAAGCAGCATTTTCCGCCTTAGCCAACCTACACACTTTAGTACTATCGCGAAACAGACTAGTGGCTGTAAGAGCCGCACCGGTAATACCACCCATTGGAATAGGAAGCGTAGGTCCCTCTACACCGGCAAAACCAGAAACCTCCCCATTCTCAGGTTTGAGGGCGCTATCTTTGTTAGCTCTCGATGGAAATTCACTAATGACTTTGGAAGCAGATGCTCTGTCTGACTGCGCCGGACTACTAGACTTGCACATCAATGGAAACAGGCTTCGAGAAATTCCCCCTGGGCTATCAACCACTCTCCCACAATTGCGAACGATTGATTTAGGAGAAAATGCAATTACAGCAATAGACAATACTTCATTCGCCCCAAATGGTCTTCCTCATTTATATGGACTACGCTTAACAGATAATTTAATGGTTGAACTGAGAAGAGGCGCCCTTAAAGCATTGCCtgcacttaaaattttgaatcttTCAAGAAACAGAATTTCGTACATTGAACCCGGTGCTTTTGATGACAATCAAGCCCTTCAGGCAGTGAGAGTAGATGGAAACGAATTAACTGAAATCACAGGTCTCTTCTCAAAGTTACCTAATTTAATTTGGCTAAACGCATCTGACAACAGGTTAGAATGGTTTGATTATGCCCTAATTCCAACTGGTTTGCAATGGCTAGATATCCATAGTAATTCTATTTCTGAATTAGGAAGTTACTTCGAATCTGAGTCAAAATTAAAACTTACCACCTTAGATGCAAGTAGTAACAAACTTACGGAATTATCAGGTAGTGCAGTCCCCGATTCAGTAGAATTACTTTTCCTTGGTGATAACAGAATAGAGAGAGTTCAGCCGTACGCATTTTTCAGAAAGCCTAATTTGACTCGAGtggatttgatgaaaaataacatcACACACCTAGGCCCTAATTCACTGAGAATATCTGCCGTATCTCATACAAGGTCACTTCCCGAATTTTACATCGGTGGCAATCCCTTCGCTTGCGACTGTACGATGGACTGGCTTCAGAGGGTTAATAATGATGGAATAAGGCTTAGAAACCAACCTAGGGTAATGGATTTGAATAGCATTTACTGCAGATTGGTGCACGGTAGAGGGCGAAAGTTTATGCCCCTAGTAGAGGCCGCCCCCTCCGACTTCCTGTGCCCGTATGAAACTCACTGTTTTGCATTATGTCACTGCTGTGATTTTGACGCCTGTGATTGTGAAATGACTTGCCCCCCTGACTGTATTTGCCACCACGACCAATCGTGGTCCGCAAATGTTGTGGACTGTTCGACAGCTGGATTACTTGGACTGCCCGCGAGAATACCTATGGACGCAACAGAGGTTTACCTCGATGGTAATTCGCTAGGGAAAATAACGAGTCATGCATTCATCGGAAGGAAGCGTTTGCGCTCTCTATTTTTGAATGCGTCAGCAATAGACACAATAGCGAACAGAAGTTTCAATGGCCTCCCAGATTTAAGAATACTGTACTTGCAGGAAAACATCTTGGGAGAGCTCAAGGGCTACGAGTTTGAAGGGTTGCCAGCTTTGCAGGAACTGTATTTACAGGGAAATAGGTTAACATCTGTTTCATCAAATACCTTTGCTCCCCTTCCCGCCCTGCAAATACTTAATCTCGAGCGAAATAGAATAATGTCATACACAGTGTGGACATTGGAGAGCAATACTGCCCTAAGTTCGATACGCCTATCTCATAACCCATGGTCGTGTGACTGTGATTTTCTGACACATTACAGAGAATGGCTTCAGAATGGAGCAGCTGATGCCGTCGAAGACTTGAGTAAAATTCGGTGTTATGCCATGGGAAATAGCTCCAATTTAGAAGGGCAAGCAACAAACATTTCAGTGATAGAAACAGTGACTGGTGACTGGGAGGAGGCCGTATTTAGTGATCCATCAATTACCTCCTTCCTTATTATTCACGATAATAACACGTTGTGTGGACTGTGGGGTCAAAACGGGACGGGTTACTCATCGGGAAATAATTTCCTCACCGAACCACTCATAAGAGATTACCTGCCCCTCCTAATCGCGGCGCTTACAGTGTTTGTGATTGTGACTTTGTTATCCCTCCTCATATTCATATACCGGCTTGAGCTTAGAGTTTGGTTCCACTCTAGGTACGGTGTACGCTTattcctcttcccctcctcctcatcctccatCGGTGCTTCGCAAATGGGGGACAGTGATAAACTTTTCGACGCTTTCATTAGTTATAGTAGCAAGGACGAGGCGTTCGTGGCTCAAGAGCTAGCCCCCACCTTGGAACCAAATTATAAGCTGTGCCTGCACTACAGGGACTTCCCCGTCGGTGGTTACATAACGGACACGATAGTGCAGGCGGTGGAGTCGAGTAAGAGGACGATAATGGTGCTCTCGGAGAACTTCATTCGCTCCGAGTGGTGCCGCTTCGAGTTCAAGTCGGCGCACCACCGGGTGCTCCGCGACCGTCGTCGTCGGCTCATCGTCATCATCCTGGGCGAGGTGCCGCCGGCCCGCGAGCTGGACCCCGACATCCGCCTCTACCTCAAGACCAACACGTACCTGCAGTGGGGGGACAAGCTGTTCTGGGAGAAGCTGCGCTACGCACTGCCCGACGTCCCCAACAACaggcggcgcggcggcggcggcggaggtaAGCGGACGGCGGCGAGGCAAAACTCCACGTCCCGCATGCCCCCAGTGCCCAACACCCAAACGCCCCAAAACATACCCGCAGTGTCGATCACGGGGAACCCTCAAAACAGGGCGGTGGCCATCCACATTTGA